Part of the Streptomyces sp. NBC_01353 genome, CGTACGCACCGCGCCGCACGGTCCTGGACAAGATCCTCGTGGATGCCGCCATGGAGGCGGGCGCCGAGGTACGCGAGGGGTTCTCCGTCGAGGAGTTGGTGAACGGGGGCGACAGTGCGGACAATGCCGTGACCGGGATCCGGGGACGCGAACACAGCAACCCCCAAATAACGGAGCACGCCCGGGTGGTGATCGGCGCGGACGGCGCCCACTCGCTCGTCGCGCGGAGCGTCGGAGCCGCCTCCTACGCCGAGAAACCGAAGCTGCAGGCCAGCTACTACACCTACTGGTCGGGGCTCGGCTTCGACAAGTTCGAGACGTTCCTGCGGCCCGACCGAGGGATCGCGGGCTGGCCCACCCACGACGGCCTGACCCTGCTCATCTGCGGCTGGCCCATGCGCGAGTTCGAGGCGAACCGGACCGACGTCGAGGGCGAGTACCTGGCCACCGTCGCCCTGGCGCCCACCCTGGCCGAACGGATCGCGTCGGCCACCCGAGTGGAACGCTTCGTCGGGACCGCGGTCCCGAACTACTTCCGGACACCGTACGGACCGGGCTGGGCCCTGGTGGGGGACGCCGGCTACCTCAAGGACTTCATCACTGCTCAGGGCATCCAGGACGCCTTCCAGGACGCGGAACTGTGCGCACGGGCCGTCGATGAGACCCTCACCGGACAGCGTCCCTTCGAGGAGGCCATGCGGGACTACCAGGAGGCCCGCGACGGGCGAGTACGGGAGATGTACGAGTTCACCGCCGACTTCGCCCGCCTCGAACCGCCGACTCCGGAGATGCAGCAGATGTTCGGCGCCATCGCGCAACAGCAGGAGACCATGGACGGCTTCGCCCGGGTGATCGCCGGGGTGACCACTCCCTCGGAATTCTTCTCCGACCCGGCCCTGGCACCGGCGGCGGGCTGAGCCGCCTCACCGCCTGCGCCGGACCTCGCCCGACACCCGCGGTCAGCGGCACAGGAGCGCGGCGCGCAGATCGAGTTTGTGGTCGAGTCGGGAGAGGTCGCGTCCGGTGAGTGCCTCGATGCGCTGGATCCGGTAGTGGACCGTGTTCACGTGCAGGTTGAGGGTCTCTGCGGTCCGTGCCCAGGAGCAGTTGAGGCCGAGGAACACCTCCAAGGTCTCCAGGAGGACGCGGTGGGAGGCGCCGGCACTGTCCAGGAGCGGGCCCAGGGTCTTGGTGCTGTACACGGCTTTGACGTCTGCGGGGACCCCGGCCAACAGGGCTTCGACGGTGTCCAACACCGTCCACAAGCAGATCACCGCGGGCGCGCTGAACACCACGGTCGACCGGATCGCGGTCCGCCAGTCGGACACGGACGTCGTCCGCCACGACACCGGCGCGTTCGGTTCGGCCGGCACGGTGGTGGCGGGCAAGGCCGTGATGCTGGCGGCCGATTCGCTCGCGGAGCGCCTCCGGACCTTCGCTGCCCGGCACACGGGCGTGGCCCGGCACCTGTGCACGCTGGAGGCCGAGGCCTTCGACTGCGCGGGCCGGATCGTCACCCTGAAGGAGCTGTACGAGGCCGCGTACGACAGGGGCAGGCTGGACGAGTTGGCGGCGGAGGGCCACTGGGGCGGCTCGCCGCGCTCGGTCGCCTTCAACGCGCAGTGGTTCCGGCTCGCGGTAGACCCGAACACCGGCGAGATGAGGATCCTGCGCAGCGTGCACGCGGCGGACGCGGGCAAGGTCATGAACCCGATGCAGTGCCGTGGTCAGGTCGAGGGCGGCGTCGCCCAGGCGCTCGGGGCGACGCTCTTCGAGGCCGTGCGGCTGGACGAGCGCGGTGAGGTGACGACGGCCGCGTTCCGCCGCTACCGGCTTCCCCAGTACGCCGATGTGCCACGCACCGAGGTCCACTTCATGGAGACGAGCGACGCGATCGGCCCGCTCGGGGCCAAATCGATGAGCGAGAGCCCGTTCAACCGGTCGCCCCCGCGTTCGCCAACGCACTGCGGGACGCCACCGGCATCCGGTTCACCGAACTGCCCGTCACCCGCGACCGCGTCTGGCTCGCGCTCGACCGGCACCGAACGTAGGGGGCCGCGCCGTGCGCGTCGGACGAAGGACCGGAGTAGGCCAGGGCACTCTTCGTACGTTGCTCACAAAAGCAAGGCGATGGGGCCTGAAGGTGGAGCAGATGTGGTTTCCGTAGAACTGGGCGGGTATCACTGGCGTCAGCCGCCGCACCGACTGCCTGAAGGGGAACCCCATGAGCAGCGTCACCGCGCCGCCCCGAACCGACCCCGTACGCGCGGGCCATTTCACCATCCACGGGGAGGTGGCCCGCCCCCTCACCCTGGGCGTCGCGGACCTGCGGCGCCGCTGGGGTCAGCACGAGGCGACGGTGACGTTCGACTGCGCGACCGGCGGCCCGCAGGAGCACCGTTTCCGTGGCCCGCTCCTGCGGGAGGTGGTGGAAGCGGTGGCACCGTCCTTCGATCCCCGCCGGCGCAAGGAGCGCGCCCGGTTCCTCGTGGCGTTCACCGGCGGGGACGGCCACCACGCCGTGCTCTCGTGGGCGGAGTTCGACACCGATTTCGGGAACAGCCCGATCCTGCTCGCCACCCGCATGGACGGGACCGAGCTCGACGAGGCCGGCTGTCAGCTCGTCGTCCCCACCGACCACTGCGGGGCCCGGTACATCAGCGCCGTCACCAGCGTCTGGATCGGCACGTGCCGCATGCCGGACGCCGCACCCTGAGAAACAGCCGTGCCCCGCATGCGCGGGCACCGGTTCCGCGGTGGATCCGTCAGGCGCCGGCGAGCGAGATCTCGGTGGCTTTGACGAGCGCCACGACCGGGGTGCCGGCCACGAGGCCGAGGTCCGCGACGGCGTCCTTGGTGATGGCCGCGGTGAGACTGCCCCCTTCGACGTCCACCTTGACGCTCGCCATCGCGCCACCGGTCGCCACCTCGCTCACCGTGCCGGGCACCTGATTGCGAATGCTCAGTCCGTCCACGGGTCCGGTGGCCAGAGCCACCTCGGTGGACTTCACCAGGATGCGCACCGCCGCGCCCTCGCCAAGACGGAGATCCTTGACGGCGTCGGCCGTGATCGCGGCGGTGATGTTCTGACCACCGTCGAGGCGGACCGTGACGGTCGCCATGGCTTCGCCGGTGGTGACCGACGTGACGGTGCCAGGCAGCTGATTGCGAATGCTGAGACCCATGAAGAGATGCCCTACTTTGCTCTGGAAAGTCGGCGTGATCCCACCCCGTGCAGCACTGTAGTGCCACGCGTCGCTCATCTCTCCGCAGGCTTGGCCCTTTCTCCAACAGGGCTGGCATCTGCCGTGAGGAACCCACGAATCAGTTGCATTTGAGAGGCTGAGCCTCCTACGGTGGCGCTTATGCAGTCCTACACCATCGGTCAGGCGGCGCGTCTGCTCGGCGTCAGCCCCGACACCGCCCGCCGCTGGGCCGACGCCGGCCGAGTCGCGACCCATCGCGACGAGAGCGGGCGCCGCCTCATCGACGGCCGCGATCTGGCCGCCTTCTCCATCGAGGTCGGCCAGGGCGGAAGCGGTGACGAGGACGCCTCGTACACCTCCGCGCGCAACGCCTTCCCCGGCATCGTCACCGCGGTCAAGCTCGGTGACGTCGCCGCGCAGGTGGAGATCCAGGCGGGTCCCCACCGGCTGGTGTCCCTGTTGACCAGGGAGGCCGTCGAGGAGCTGGGACTCGAAGTCGGCATGCAGGCCACCGCCCGCGTGAAGTCGACCAGCGTGCACATCGACCGCAGCTGACCTCTCACGCACAAGCGGCGCCACCGTCACGGGCGCGGCTCACCACCATCCGCCCGGACGGCTCACGCCGATCACAGTCCCCAGGAGAACCACCCTCATGTCTCTCACCTTCACGAGACGCCGCGCCGCCGCTGCCGTCCTGACGGCCGCCCTGCTCGTATCGCTGGCCGCCTGCGGCAACGACACCAAGGACTCCAACGCCAAGGCGACCGAGTCCGCCTCCGGCACGCCCAAGGCCAATCTGACGGTCCTGGCCGCCGCCTCCCTGACCGATGTCTTCAAGACCGCGGGCGCCGCCTACGAGAAGGCGCACCCGGGCACCAAGGTGACCTTCTCCTTCGCCGGCTCGCAGGAGCTGGCCGCCCAGGTCAAGCAGGGGGCGCCGGCCGACGCACTGGTCACCGCCGACACCAAGACGATGAACGGGCTGAAGGCCGACACCGGCACGCCCATCGTCATCGCCAAGAACCGTCTGGTGATCGCGACCGTCGAGGGCAACCCGAAGAAGGTCGACGAGCTGAAGGACCTCGGCGACACCCAGCTGAAGGTCGTGCTCGCCGCGCCCGAGGTCCCTGCCGGCCGCTACAGCAAGAAGATCCTGGACGCCCAGAAGATCACGGTGAAGCCGGTCTCCCAGGAGCCCAACGTCCGCGCCGTCCTGAGCAAGGTCGAGCTGGGCGAGGCCGACGCCGGCCTGGTCTACAAGACCGACGCCGAGAAGTCCGCCGACAAGGTCGACGCCGTCGAGATCCCCGACGCCCAGAACGCGATCGCCGAGTACCCCGCCGCCACGCTCAAGGCGTCGAAGAACTCCGAGGCCGCCGCCGCGTTCGTCGCCTGGCTGAGCACGCCCGAGGCGCAGAAGATCCTCCAGGACGCCGGCTTCCAGCAGCCGTAACCGCACCATGCCCGCCTACTGGGGCTGCCCGGGTCGGGGGGGGGCCGGGCAGCCCCGGTGCGGCTCTCCGCCCCCTCCTCCGAGCACGGGACCCTTGATGAAGCGCCTCCGCACCCTCACGCCGACGTCGGCGGAGAGGCCGCGTGCCACGCAGGCTCGCACACCGCTCGCCCTGGCGATCCCCGCGCTGCTGGCCGTCGCGTTCCTGCTGCTCCCCCTGATCGGGATCCTCGTCCGGACGTCCTGGGACGAGCTCGGCTCCCATCTGACCAGCCCGGGCACCACCCAGGCGCTGCGGCTTTCGCTCGTCGTCTCGCTCTGGGCCCTCGGTCTGTCCCTGGTCCTCGGTGTGCCGTTGGCCTGGCTGCTGGCCCGGGTGGACTTCCCGGGCAAGGCCTTCGTCCGTTCCCTCGTCCTGCTGCCGATGGTCCTGCCGCCCACCGTCGGCGGTGTCGCCCTCCTGCTGGCGTTCGGGCGGCGCGGCCTGCTCGGCCCCTGGCTGGAGAACACGTTCGGCATCACCCTTCCGTTCCACACCTCGGGCGCGGTGCTCGCCGCGACCTTCGTCGCCATGCCCTTCCTCGTCATCAGCCTCGAAGGAGCGCTCGGCGGACTCCGTCCCCGTTACGAGGAGACAGCCGCCTCGCTGGGAGCGTCGCCGCTGCGCGTCTTCTTCACCGTGACGATGCCCATGGTGGTGCCGGGACTGATCGCGGGCGCCGCCCTCACCTGGGCGCGGGCGCTGGGCGAGTTCGGCGCCACCATCACCTTCGCCGGCAATCTCCCCGGCACCACCCAGACCCTGCCCCTCCAGGTCTATCTGCTGCTTCAGGAGGAGCCGGAGGCCGCGACGTCCGTCTCCCTCCTCCTGCTCGTCATCGCCATGCTCGTCCTCATCGCGCTCCGCGGCCGCTGGACCGGAATACCGAGCGACCGCGCTCACCGTGCCACCCCT contains:
- a CDS encoding TOBE domain-containing protein, translating into MGLSIRNQLPGTVTSVTTGEAMATVTVRLDGGQNITAAITADAVKDLRLGEGAAVRILVKSTEVALATGPVDGLSIRNQVPGTVSEVATGGAMASVKVDVEGGSLTAAITKDAVADLGLVAGTPVVALVKATEISLAGA
- a CDS encoding helix-turn-helix transcriptional regulator, with amino-acid sequence MQSYTIGQAARLLGVSPDTARRWADAGRVATHRDESGRRLIDGRDLAAFSIEVGQGGSGDEDASYTSARNAFPGIVTAVKLGDVAAQVEIQAGPHRLVSLLTREAVEELGLEVGMQATARVKSTSVHIDRS
- the modA gene encoding molybdate ABC transporter substrate-binding protein, whose translation is MSLTFTRRRAAAAVLTAALLVSLAACGNDTKDSNAKATESASGTPKANLTVLAAASLTDVFKTAGAAYEKAHPGTKVTFSFAGSQELAAQVKQGAPADALVTADTKTMNGLKADTGTPIVIAKNRLVIATVEGNPKKVDELKDLGDTQLKVVLAAPEVPAGRYSKKILDAQKITVKPVSQEPNVRAVLSKVELGEADAGLVYKTDAEKSADKVDAVEIPDAQNAIAEYPAATLKASKNSEAAAAFVAWLSTPEAQKILQDAGFQQP
- a CDS encoding molybdopterin-dependent oxidoreductase; its protein translation is MSSVTAPPRTDPVRAGHFTIHGEVARPLTLGVADLRRRWGQHEATVTFDCATGGPQEHRFRGPLLREVVEAVAPSFDPRRRKERARFLVAFTGGDGHHAVLSWAEFDTDFGNSPILLATRMDGTELDEAGCQLVVPTDHCGARYISAVTSVWIGTCRMPDAAP
- a CDS encoding NAD(P)/FAD-dependent oxidoreductase — protein: MPNKTYDAIVVGARCAGAPTAMLLARRGHRVLLLDRAHFPSDTVSTHLIHPPGLAALDRWGLLGRVTAGDLPMITTYSFDLGPLTLAGSPAGYGFSGSYAPRRTVLDKILVDAAMEAGAEVREGFSVEELVNGGDSADNAVTGIRGREHSNPQITEHARVVIGADGAHSLVARSVGAASYAEKPKLQASYYTYWSGLGFDKFETFLRPDRGIAGWPTHDGLTLLICGWPMREFEANRTDVEGEYLATVALAPTLAERIASATRVERFVGTAVPNYFRTPYGPGWALVGDAGYLKDFITAQGIQDAFQDAELCARAVDETLTGQRPFEEAMRDYQEARDGRVREMYEFTADFARLEPPTPEMQQMFGAIAQQQETMDGFARVIAGVTTPSEFFSDPALAPAAG